One window of Klebsiella quasivariicola genomic DNA carries:
- the yjeH gene encoding L-methionine/branched-chain amino acid transporter, with protein sequence MSGLKQELGLGQGVGLLSTSLLGTGVFAVPALAALVAGDNSLWAWPLLILLVFPVAIVFALLGRHFPSAGGVAHFVDMAFGPRLASVTGWLFLSVIPVGLPAALHIATGFGQALFGWHDTQLLLAELGTLAVVWWVGSRGASSSANLQTLVAVLIVALIVAVWWRGGISPALIPFPAPAEIDRGQLFSALSVMFWCFVGLEAFAHLASEFKHPERDFPRALMIGLLLAGSVYWACTVLVLHFHAFGEEMAAAASLPNIVVRLFGVEALWVACVIGYLACFASLNIYIQSFARLVWSQAQHKPESYLARLSPRQIPRNALNAVLGSCVISTLCIYLLDINLDALIVYANGIFIMIYLLCMLAGCRLLRGRYRLLAVVGSILCLLLLTMVGWKSLYALVMLAVLWLFLPKRRLATGSV encoded by the coding sequence ATGAGTGGTTTAAAACAGGAGTTAGGGCTGGGACAGGGAGTCGGGTTGCTTTCCACCTCATTGCTGGGTACTGGCGTCTTCGCTGTCCCGGCGCTGGCGGCGCTGGTCGCTGGCGATAACAGCCTGTGGGCATGGCCGCTGCTCATTCTCCTCGTTTTCCCGGTCGCCATCGTGTTCGCCCTGCTGGGCCGCCATTTTCCCAGCGCGGGCGGTGTAGCTCACTTTGTCGATATGGCCTTTGGCCCACGTCTGGCCAGCGTCACCGGCTGGCTGTTTTTATCGGTTATCCCGGTCGGGCTCCCCGCCGCCCTGCACATCGCCACCGGCTTTGGCCAGGCGCTGTTCGGCTGGCACGATACACAGTTGCTGCTGGCGGAGCTGGGTACCCTGGCCGTCGTCTGGTGGGTCGGTTCGCGTGGCGCCAGCTCCAGCGCCAACCTGCAGACGCTGGTTGCCGTACTGATTGTGGCGCTGATCGTCGCCGTCTGGTGGCGCGGTGGAATAAGCCCGGCGCTGATCCCCTTCCCGGCCCCGGCGGAAATTGACCGCGGGCAGCTCTTTTCGGCGCTGTCGGTGATGTTCTGGTGCTTTGTTGGTCTGGAAGCCTTTGCTCACCTTGCCTCGGAGTTTAAACATCCCGAGCGTGACTTCCCCAGGGCGCTGATGATAGGCCTGCTGCTTGCCGGTTCGGTCTACTGGGCCTGTACCGTGCTGGTGCTGCACTTCCACGCCTTTGGCGAGGAGATGGCGGCGGCGGCGTCATTACCGAACATCGTGGTCCGTCTGTTCGGTGTCGAAGCGCTGTGGGTGGCCTGCGTCATCGGCTATCTCGCCTGTTTCGCCAGCCTCAACATCTATATTCAAAGCTTCGCCCGCCTGGTCTGGTCGCAGGCGCAGCATAAGCCCGAAAGCTACCTCGCCCGCCTGTCGCCGCGGCAGATCCCGCGCAACGCCCTTAACGCCGTGCTGGGCTCCTGCGTGATCAGTACCTTGTGTATTTATTTGCTCGATATCAATCTGGACGCGCTGATCGTCTATGCCAACGGCATCTTCATCATGATCTATCTGCTGTGCATGCTGGCGGGCTGTCGTTTGCTGCGCGGACGCTATCGGCTATTGGCGGTGGTGGGCAGCATTCTCTGTTTGCTGCTGTTAACGATGGTCGGCTGGAAGAGTCTGTACGCGCTGGTGATGCTCGCGGTGCTGTGGCTGTTTTTACCAAAGCGCAGGCTGGCGACGGGAAGCGTATAG
- a CDS encoding FxsA family protein, with protein MRWIPFIAFFLYVYIEISIFIQVAHVLGVFMTLILVIFSSVVGMSLVRNQGFKNFLLMQQKMAAGESPAAEMIKSVSLIIAGLLLLLPGFFTDFLGLLLLLPPVQKHLTMKLMPHLRFSRMPGGGFSAGTGGGETFEGEFQRKDEQHDRLDHKDDRRE; from the coding sequence GTGCGTTGGATTCCGTTTATTGCCTTTTTTCTTTACGTTTACATTGAGATATCGATCTTTATTCAGGTCGCGCACGTGCTGGGCGTCTTTATGACTCTGATTCTGGTGATCTTTAGCTCGGTGGTGGGGATGTCGCTGGTGCGTAACCAGGGCTTCAAAAACTTCCTGCTGATGCAGCAGAAGATGGCCGCGGGCGAGAGTCCGGCGGCGGAGATGATCAAAAGCGTATCGCTGATTATCGCCGGTCTGCTGCTGTTGCTCCCGGGATTCTTTACCGACTTCCTCGGCCTGCTGCTGCTTCTGCCGCCGGTGCAAAAGCACCTGACGATGAAGCTGATGCCGCATCTGCGTTTCAGCCGGATGCCGGGCGGCGGCTTTAGCGCCGGAACTGGCGGCGGGGAGACCTTCGAAGGGGAATTCCAGCGCAAGGATGAGCAACACGACCGTCTGGACCATAAGGACGATCGCCGCGAATAA